CTTTCTTCCCAATCCCTATTATGACGTAAGGCTGAGAGGCCGCACAGGAGAAGAGAGGGATGTGCAGGACTTTGTTATGCAGGGAGGAAAGGCCCATATATTTTTAGAAAAGCTGTATGATCTTATGGAGTTTCTTCTGCCTAATTATGTGGCTGAGGGAAAAAATCAGTTGGTGGTGGCAATAGGATGTACAGGAGGAAAACACAGGTCTGTGACAATTTCCAGAGCTTTATATGAAAGGCTGAAAACCCATGAGGAATGGGGATTAAAAATTGAACACAGGGATATTGATAAAGACAGCAAGAGAGGAAAGTGAAATGCCTATGTCATTTTCTTCCAAAGTAAAGGAAGAGCTTTCCAGGCAGTCCAGCACTGCCAGGCACTGCCAGATTGCAGAGACAGCAGCTATTATCAGCTTGTGCGGACGGATTCAAATATCCGAGGAAAATAAATATTGCGTCAGAATACAGACGGAAAATGTGGCAGTTGCAAGAAAGTACTTTACATTATTGAAAAAAACATTTAATATAGTTACTGACATATCAATAAAACATAATGCATATTTACACAAAAACAGAATATATACAGTAATTATCCGGGAGCATGAGGATGCAATCCGGGTTTTAAAGGCAGTAAAGCTTCTGAATGCAGAGGGGGAGATTGAAGAGAATCTTTTTGTTATGCAAAACATTGTTACGCAGCAGTCCTGCTGCAGAAGAGCTTTTATCAGAGGCGCCTTTTTGGCCAGCGGTTCTTTAAGCGATCCGGAAAAGTTTTACCATTTTGAAATTGTCTGCTCCACAGAGGCCAAGGCCAGACAGCTGCAGCAGATGATGGGAACCTTCCAGCTGGACGCAAAAATTGTTATGCGTAAAAAATATTTTATTGTATATATTAAGGAAGGCAGCCAAATTGTGGAGGTTCTCAACGTAATGGAAGCCCCGGTATCTCTTATGGAGCTGGAGAATATTCGTATCTTAAAGGAAATGAGAAATAGTGTTAACCGTCAGGTGAATTGTGAAACTGCCAATATTAATAAAACGGTATCAGCTGCGGTGAAGCAGTTAGAGGATATAAAGTATATCAGAGATACAATAGGTTTTGACGCCTTGCCGGATAATCTGCGGGAGATGGCAGAGACAAGGCTGTTAAAACAGGATGCAACGTTAAAGGAGCTTGGGGAAGCTCTGGACCCGCCTGTAGGTAAGTCCGGTGTAAATCACCGGCTTAGAAAGCTAAGCGAACTAGCGCAGAAAATGAGAGAAGATGCAGTGCAAGGCTTAAACAGGCCGTCGGAAGAATGAGGAGGATGATTATGGTAAAAAAGACAATCACTATTAAGATTGCGTCAGGGCTTGAGGCAAGGCCTGTTGCCATGCTGGTACAGATTGCCAGCCAGTATGAGTGTAAAATCTATGTGGAAAATGAGGGCGCCCGGGTAAATGCAAAAAGCATTATGGGCATGATGACTTTAGGCCTTGGCACAGGCGAGCAGATTACAGTAACTGCAGACGGCGATGATGAATCTAAAGCTATTAAGGAGATTGAAACTTACCTGAGCAGCCATTAAGATTAATAAATACCAGGCATAAAGGGAGTGTTGTGGATATTCAGTTGTCGCAGCACTTCCTTTTCGTTTCATTTAGAAAATAAGGAGAAGATAAAATGGCATTTACCCATCTGCATGTACATACAGAATATAGCCTTTTAGATGGCTCTTCAAAAATAAAGGAGCTGACGGCCCAGGCAAAGAAACTGGGCATGGACAGTATGGCTATTACGGATCACGGAGTTATGTATGGAGTGATAGACTTTTACAGAGCAGCCAAAGAGGCGGGAATCAAGCCGATTTTAGGCAGCGAGGTATATGTATCTCCAGGCTCCAGGTTTGACAGGGAAACAGTGTCAGGAGAGGACAGATATTATCATTTAGTGCTGTTGGCGGAAAATGATGAAGGGTATCATAATCTGATGAAAATTGTGTCCAAGGGCTTTGTGGACGGATTTTATTACAGGCCAAGAGTGGACTATGAGGTGCTGGAGCAGTACCACAGCGGGATTATCGCCCTCAGCGCCTGTCTGGCAGGGGAGGTCCAGAAATTTTTAGAGCGGGGAATGTACGACGAGGCTAAAAGGTCAGCTCTGCATTATCAGGATATTTTCGGAAAAGGAAATTTCTTTTTAGAGCTTCAGGACCACGGAATTCCTGCTCAACAAAGCGTAAACCAGGGACTTTTAAGAATGAGCAAAGAGCTGGAAATTGATTTAGTGGCAACAAATGACGTCCACTATACATTTGCAGAGGATGCGGCGGCCCATGACATTCTTCTGTGTATCCAGACGGGGAAAAAAGTATCAGACGAAAACAGACTGCGCTATGAAGGCGGCCAGTATTACTGCAAGTCTGAGGAGGAAATGAAAAAGTTGTTTCCATACGCCCTGCAGGCCCTGGAAAACACTCATAAAATTGCAGAAAGATGTAATGTGGAAATTGAATTCGGCGTCACCAAGCTGCCTAAATACCAGGCGCCAGAAGGCTATGATTCCTGGGGATATTTACAGCATCTTTGCATGGAAGGCTTAAAGGTCCGCTATCCGGACGACGACGGAACCTTAAAGAAGCGTTTAGATTATGAGCTGGATGTAATACACACCATGGGGTATGTAGACTATTTCCTGATTGTGTGGGACTTTATTCATTTTGCTAAATCTAATGATATTATTGTAGGGCCGGGAAGAGGGTCTGCCGCAGGCAGTGTGGTATCTTACTGTCTGGAGATTACAGACATTGACCCGATCCGCTATAATCTGCTGTTTGAGCGTTTCCTTAATCCGGAGCGAGTATCCATGCCTGATATTGACGTAGACTTCTGCTTTGAGAGACGGCAGGAGGTGATTGATTACGTAGTAGAAAAATACGGAAAAGATCAGGTGGTGCAGATCGTCACCTTTGGTACATTGGCGGCAAAAGGTGTGGTAAGAGATGTCGGTCGGGTTTTGGACATGCCTTATGCCAAGTGCGATATGATTGCCAAAATGATTCCCAGAGACTTAGGCATGACTCTTGATAAGGCTTTAAAAATGAGCCCTGATTTAAAGGCGGCCTATGAGCAGGACGAAGAAGTAAAATATATGATCGACATGTCCAGGCGTTTAGAGGGTCTGCCCAGACATACGTCTATGCACGCGGCGGGAGTGGTAATCAGCCGCACCAGCATAGATGAGTACGTGCCGCTTTCTAAGGCGGCGGACGGAACCATAACCACTCAGTTTACTATGACTACCTTGGAGGAACTGGGGCTTTTAAAAATGGATTTCCTGGGCCTTAGAACACTGACTGTAATACAAAACGC
The window above is part of the Lachnoclostridium edouardi genome. Proteins encoded here:
- the whiA gene encoding DNA-binding protein WhiA, which codes for MSFSSKVKEELSRQSSTARHCQIAETAAIISLCGRIQISEENKYCVRIQTENVAVARKYFTLLKKTFNIVTDISIKHNAYLHKNRIYTVIIREHEDAIRVLKAVKLLNAEGEIEENLFVMQNIVTQQSCCRRAFIRGAFLASGSLSDPEKFYHFEIVCSTEAKARQLQQMMGTFQLDAKIVMRKKYFIVYIKEGSQIVEVLNVMEAPVSLMELENIRILKEMRNSVNRQVNCETANINKTVSAAVKQLEDIKYIRDTIGFDALPDNLREMAETRLLKQDATLKELGEALDPPVGKSGVNHRLRKLSELAQKMREDAVQGLNRPSEE
- a CDS encoding HPr family phosphocarrier protein, whose protein sequence is MVKKTITIKIASGLEARPVAMLVQIASQYECKIYVENEGARVNAKSIMGMMTLGLGTGEQITVTADGDDESKAIKEIETYLSSH